A genomic segment from Syntrophales bacterium encodes:
- a CDS encoding ribonuclease HII — translation MMMNDFEQRAHQKGYRFIAGIDEAGRGPLAGPVVAAAVILPPDYENPEINDSKQLSPQKRERLYETIERDALSIGLGVVEAYIIDAVNILRATLMAMKEAVLELAPPVDYLLIDGRNRIAVSIPQETIVRGDCRSISVASASIIAKVSRDRIMEIYHRQFPQYNFLHNKGYGTWEHREAIRKYGCCKIHRRSFNVKGIRAPQMTYPLFS, via the coding sequence GTGATGATGAACGATTTTGAACAACGTGCCCATCAGAAAGGTTACAGGTTTATCGCTGGTATTGATGAGGCAGGCAGGGGTCCCCTCGCAGGTCCGGTGGTCGCGGCAGCCGTGATCCTTCCACCAGATTATGAAAATCCGGAGATCAACGATTCGAAACAGCTTTCGCCTCAAAAGAGAGAAAGGTTGTACGAAACTATCGAACGTGATGCCCTCTCTATTGGTCTTGGTGTTGTTGAAGCATATATCATTGATGCGGTAAATATCCTCAGGGCCACACTGATGGCGATGAAGGAGGCTGTGCTGGAGCTTGCCCCTCCTGTAGATTATCTCCTTATTGATGGCAGGAATCGCATCGCTGTTTCTATACCACAGGAGACCATTGTCAGAGGTGACTGCCGAAGTATCTCTGTGGCCTCTGCATCCATCATCGCCAAGGTGTCGAGAGATAGGATTATGGAGATCTATCATCGTCAATTTCCTCAGTATAATTTTCTGCACAACAAAGGGTATGGTACGTGGGAACATCGGGAGGCAATAAGGAAATACGGCTGTTGCAAGATTCACAGAAGGTCTTTCAACGTTAAGGGTATCAGGGCCCCTCAAATGACTTACCCCCTGTTTTCCTGA
- a CDS encoding CHAT domain-containing protein yields the protein MKKRIFIFLIALSVMIPFRLALCQSKTEAVNEAFKLYQQGQDASQYGMYEEALSYFKKSLKINRKLNILRGVSANLNEIGMAYDSLGQYDKALSHYEEALKIDRKLNIPQDIATGLNNIAVVCESLGQYERALKHHEEALKIRRQLDTPRDIERAVKHDEEVVIRSPRDDMAQNLNNIALVHVYLGQYDKALSHYEEALKIDRKLNFPSEIAMDLDNIGSVYNVLGQYDKALSYYEEALKIREQGESIAISLDNIVFFYLAQKKYREVEERFLDKENNGYKGIRSSSLPEFYLATGRYGEALKLLKGIIPEEKMNAASRMQFHIRYGLALRGNGMLEEASSELLKAVSIAEQIREKVRLKRGFGEAGYTGGCIRGYRALVATLSERAMQGEKTDKRFSSYGKDLASSAFYFAEATKARTFLEAMANSGNYSRKELPLKIRKKERDILHQLFAIEDQWEETYEKNEEAFKRMVKRKESLRKKLDSLVSMLRKEYPMYAALNYSQPIPPERLPLKDNEVLLEYALGNNTGYLFKVNKGGIERVIKIPQGKEELKGQVLEFVLPLHDFNTKENFSMTSGNKLYKLLLDEALKDIPPDKDIIIVPDGILGLLPFEALVVTPEKDVKDAVFVGDRWKISYYQSAMVLALNRTLLKPSKAEKPFLVLSQIGNTRKDDRIPALTEVLGMKLDADTVVLSACVNGEGKRMEGEGVVNVSRAFHYAGARSVVVSLWKVAPKETIAYMESFSRYLQEGKTRIEALILTRRMIKSKYPNPFYWAPFILHGERY from the coding sequence ATGAAAAAAAGAATATTTATTTTCCTGATTGCCCTCTCTGTGATGATACCTTTCAGGCTTGCCCTTTGCCAGTCAAAAACAGAAGCAGTCAATGAGGCATTCAAACTCTATCAGCAGGGACAGGATGCGTCACAATATGGAATGTACGAGGAAGCCCTCTCCTATTTTAAAAAATCACTGAAAATAAACCGAAAACTGAATATCCTGCGGGGTGTTTCTGCCAATTTGAATGAAATCGGTATGGCTTACGACTCCCTTGGCCAGTATGATAAAGCGCTCTCTCACTACGAAGAGGCGCTCAAGATAGACAGGAAACTCAATATCCCCCAGGATATAGCTACAGGGCTGAACAACATCGCCGTAGTTTGCGAATCCCTTGGTCAATACGAGAGGGCGCTAAAACACCACGAAGAAGCACTGAAGATAAGAAGGCAACTTGATACCCCCCGGGATATAGAGAGGGCAGTAAAACACGACGAAGAAGTAGTGATAAGAAGCCCCCGGGATGATATGGCCCAAAACCTCAATAACATAGCTCTTGTTCATGTCTACCTTGGCCAGTATGATAAAGCGCTCTCTCACTACGAAGAGGCGCTCAAGATAGACAGGAAACTCAATTTTCCTTCCGAGATAGCGATGGACCTGGATAACATCGGTAGTGTTTACAATGTCCTCGGCCAGTACGATAAGGCGCTCTCCTATTACGAAGAGGCGCTCAAGATAAGGGAACAAGGTGAATCAATAGCTATAAGCCTGGATAATATCGTTTTCTTTTACCTTGCCCAGAAGAAATACAGAGAGGTGGAGGAAAGATTCCTTGACAAGGAAAATAATGGTTATAAAGGGATAAGAAGCTCCTCTCTTCCCGAGTTCTACCTTGCCACGGGAAGATACGGTGAAGCGCTCAAACTCCTCAAAGGAATAATACCTGAAGAGAAGATGAATGCCGCCTCCCGCATGCAGTTCCATATACGGTATGGTCTCGCCCTGAGAGGCAACGGGATGCTTGAAGAGGCATCGTCAGAGCTTCTCAAGGCAGTCTCCATTGCCGAGCAGATAAGGGAGAAGGTAAGGTTAAAAAGAGGCTTCGGGGAGGCAGGCTATACCGGTGGGTGTATCCGTGGATACAGAGCTCTGGTGGCAACCCTTTCCGAAAGGGCAATGCAGGGTGAAAAGACCGACAAGAGATTCTCTTCTTACGGTAAAGACCTGGCATCAAGTGCCTTTTATTTCGCCGAGGCTACAAAGGCAAGGACATTTCTTGAGGCGATGGCAAACTCTGGAAATTATTCGAGGAAAGAACTTCCCCTTAAGATAAGAAAAAAAGAAAGAGATATCTTGCATCAACTTTTTGCCATAGAAGACCAGTGGGAAGAAACATATGAAAAAAATGAAGAGGCATTTAAGAGAATGGTTAAGAGAAAAGAGAGCCTCAGAAAAAAGTTAGACTCCCTTGTCTCCATGTTAAGAAAGGAATACCCCATGTATGCAGCTCTCAATTATTCACAACCTATCCCGCCGGAAAGGCTCCCCTTAAAGGATAATGAGGTTCTACTGGAGTATGCTCTTGGTAACAATACAGGTTATCTCTTTAAGGTAAACAAGGGTGGGATTGAGAGGGTCATCAAAATTCCTCAAGGAAAAGAGGAACTAAAAGGGCAGGTCTTAGAGTTTGTCCTCCCCTTACATGATTTTAATACAAAAGAGAACTTTTCAATGACTTCAGGCAACAAGCTCTATAAACTGCTATTGGATGAGGCATTAAAGGATATACCTCCGGATAAAGATATTATCATTGTCCCTGATGGCATCCTCGGTCTACTTCCCTTTGAGGCGCTTGTGGTAACACCTGAAAAGGACGTAAAAGATGCGGTATTTGTGGGAGATAGGTGGAAGATAAGCTACTATCAATCTGCCATGGTACTGGCACTGAACAGAACCCTCCTCAAACCGTCAAAGGCAGAGAAACCATTTCTTGTTCTCTCGCAGATTGGTAATACGAGAAAAGATGATAGGATCCCTGCCTTAACTGAGGTACTTGGTATGAAGCTTGATGCAGATACTGTTGTTTTATCTGCATGTGTAAACGGAGAGGGGAAGAGAATGGAAGGTGAAGGAGTGGTAAACGTCTCCCGTGCCTTCCATTACGCAGGGGCAAGGAGTGTGGTTGTAAGTCTCTGGAAGGTGGCGCCAAAAGAAACCATAGCATATATGGAGAGTTTCTCTCGTTATCTCCAGGAGGGAAAGACCAGGATAGAAGCATTAATTCTTACCAGAAGAATGATAAAATCCAAATATCCAAACCCATTCTACTGGGCACCTTTCATCCTGCATGGAGAAAGGTATTGA
- a CDS encoding NAD(+)/NADH kinase — MQIKKIGIIANIAKERSPEYTIRLRDWLLDQGLEVFLEEEIAGKFGEGKGLEVRELASQVNLLVVLGGDGTILRTARSVVEYDIPLVGINLGGFGYLTEVNLNEMYSALKMILQGEYQTEKRMMLDATVNREGELLRGHTVLNDVVINRGNLSRIVELETAVDDRYLTTFKADGLIIATPTGSTAYSLSAGGPIVFPEQDLIVLNPICPHTLTNRPIILSESSVVKVILWTKEQGAQLTLDGQVSFTLKSGDTITIRKSQYVTTLISSPHRNYLEILRTKLGWGGLSTGANKGCDVDRAEHKEFCHH; from the coding sequence ATGCAGATAAAAAAGATCGGTATCATTGCCAATATTGCCAAAGAAAGATCCCCCGAATATACCATTCGCTTGAGAGACTGGCTCCTGGACCAGGGGTTAGAGGTTTTTCTTGAAGAGGAGATTGCCGGGAAGTTCGGCGAGGGTAAAGGTCTGGAGGTGAGGGAACTGGCTTCACAGGTAAATCTTCTTGTTGTCCTGGGGGGTGATGGCACGATTTTGAGAACGGCGAGGTCTGTGGTGGAATACGATATTCCTCTCGTCGGTATCAACCTGGGGGGGTTTGGTTATCTCACAGAGGTTAATTTAAACGAAATGTACAGCGCCCTGAAAATGATCCTCCAGGGGGAATACCAGACAGAAAAGAGGATGATGCTCGATGCGACGGTAAACAGAGAGGGAGAACTGCTCAGGGGGCATACCGTTCTCAATGACGTGGTCATCAATCGGGGGAACCTTTCGAGAATTGTCGAGCTGGAAACGGCTGTTGATGATCGGTATCTCACCACCTTTAAGGCCGATGGCCTCATCATCGCCACCCCGACGGGTTCAACTGCTTACTCTCTTTCTGCCGGAGGTCCCATCGTATTCCCCGAACAGGATTTGATCGTCCTCAATCCAATATGCCCGCATACGCTGACGAACCGTCCGATCATCCTTTCTGAAAGTTCCGTTGTAAAGGTGATTTTATGGACAAAAGAGCAGGGGGCGCAATTAACCCTCGACGGACAGGTTTCATTTACCTTGAAATCCGGTGACACCATAACCATCAGGAAATCGCAATATGTGACCACCCTTATCTCTTCTCCCCACAGGAATTATTTAGAGATTCTGCGCACAAAGTTGGGGTGGGGAGGATTATCCACGGGAGCCAATAAGGGCTGCGATGTTGACCGAGCTGAACATAAAGAATTTTGCCATCATTGA
- the recN gene encoding DNA repair protein RecN, producing MLTELNIKNFAIIDEMKVSFSDGLSVISGETGAGKSIIIGAVSLLLGEKASGDMIRSSEDTAVVEALFDIGRMGALKERLKQMGFYQGDDLVIRRVVSRSGKNKVYLNGNLVPLGLLSSVSESLLNICSQHEHQVMLNAENHIDILDEFGGLLTLRSEYTVVYDQYQSLNARSRELESVRQKRGEREDLLRFQLQEIEGAALKAGEDASLLEEKRVLENVQKLMDYAGKAYDTLYGKKGSVLEELRDAITNIREIKKIDTGLHVSEEDLEALFYQLEDVALTIRDYTKNLAFDVGRLETIEERLTMIGRLKRKYGPTLEHVLQKKTEMEGELQGISSVDEEIEQASKAMKLLRSQTMEMAGNLSQKRRKVAAGLKETMEGDIRTLGMADARFEVVFKELSHNGGEPLFGRKGIDEVEFFLSTNVGEALKPLNRTASGGELSRIILAMKKVLARTGSVGTIIFDEVDSGIGGATAEIIGEKLRDVSGYHQVLCITHLPQIACFGNRHYRVTKIVSGERTNTCVRVLSPEERLEEITRMLGGVELTEKTREHAREMLLTVRKGNHKS from the coding sequence ATGTTGACCGAGCTGAACATAAAGAATTTTGCCATCATTGATGAAATGAAGGTATCTTTTAGCGATGGCCTCAGTGTGATTTCCGGTGAAACGGGGGCAGGCAAGTCAATTATCATCGGGGCTGTAAGCCTCCTGCTGGGTGAGAAGGCATCTGGTGACATGATAAGGTCTTCTGAGGATACGGCGGTGGTGGAGGCTCTTTTTGATATTGGCAGGATGGGGGCATTAAAAGAAAGGTTAAAACAGATGGGGTTTTATCAGGGGGATGACCTTGTTATCAGGAGGGTTGTGTCCCGGTCAGGAAAGAACAAGGTGTATCTTAATGGAAACCTCGTCCCCCTTGGTCTACTTTCGTCTGTTAGTGAGTCCCTCTTAAATATATGCAGCCAGCATGAACATCAGGTTATGCTGAATGCGGAAAACCACATTGATATCCTCGATGAATTTGGCGGGCTCCTCACCCTCAGGTCTGAATATACAGTTGTTTACGATCAGTACCAGTCTCTAAATGCAAGGAGCAGGGAACTCGAATCTGTCCGTCAGAAGAGAGGAGAAAGGGAAGACTTACTTAGATTTCAGTTACAGGAGATCGAGGGCGCCGCATTAAAGGCCGGGGAAGATGCATCCCTTCTCGAAGAGAAAAGGGTACTGGAAAATGTGCAGAAACTAATGGATTATGCGGGAAAGGCTTATGATACCCTTTATGGGAAGAAAGGTTCCGTATTGGAAGAGCTTCGCGATGCGATTACCAATATCCGGGAGATCAAGAAGATTGATACAGGATTGCACGTATCTGAGGAGGATCTCGAGGCGCTGTTTTATCAACTTGAGGATGTCGCTCTCACCATCAGGGATTACACTAAAAATTTAGCCTTCGATGTGGGAAGGCTTGAGACGATTGAGGAACGTCTCACGATGATAGGACGGCTCAAGCGTAAATACGGCCCTACACTCGAACATGTCTTGCAGAAGAAAACAGAGATGGAGGGAGAACTGCAAGGCATCTCATCTGTTGACGAGGAGATTGAACAGGCCTCAAAAGCAATGAAACTGCTGAGGTCTCAGACGATGGAGATGGCCGGCAATCTTTCGCAAAAGAGGAGAAAAGTGGCCGCTGGGTTGAAAGAGACGATGGAGGGTGATATCCGTACGTTGGGAATGGCAGATGCGAGATTTGAGGTGGTGTTTAAAGAGCTGTCTCACAATGGGGGTGAACCTCTTTTTGGCCGTAAAGGAATTGATGAGGTTGAGTTTTTTCTTTCCACAAACGTAGGAGAGGCATTAAAACCGTTGAATCGTACCGCTTCCGGCGGGGAGCTTTCCAGAATTATCCTGGCAATGAAAAAGGTACTTGCCCGGACAGGTTCTGTGGGGACGATCATCTTTGACGAGGTAGATAGTGGCATCGGCGGGGCAACAGCGGAAATTATCGGCGAGAAGCTCAGGGATGTGTCAGGGTATCACCAGGTATTATGCATCACTCATCTCCCGCAGATCGCCTGTTTCGGGAACAGACATTACCGTGTTACGAAGATTGTCTCCGGGGAAAGGACGAACACCTGTGTGAGGGTTCTCTCTCCCGAGGAACGTCTGGAAGAGATTACCAGGATGCTCGGTGGTGTGGAGCTGACAGAGAAGACACGGGAACATGCCCGTGAGATGCTTCTCACAGTTCGAAAAGGAAATCATAAGTCATAA
- a CDS encoding N-acetyltransferase, protein MLRKALIGDVKTIHGMINVSSGKGEILPRSLMDIYSNLRDFFVYLDEGGEPVHIVGICAMSIFWENLAEVRSLYVDKEYRNRGIGRRLVEACTSEAITLELFRVFTLTNKKEFFARLGFKEVDRSTLSEKIWSDCFRCSKYPDYCDEVAMIREL, encoded by the coding sequence ATGTTGAGAAAAGCTTTGATTGGTGATGTGAAGACCATCCACGGGATGATCAATGTTTCTTCAGGAAAAGGGGAGATACTCCCCCGTTCCCTGATGGATATCTATAGCAACTTGAGAGATTTTTTTGTGTATCTTGATGAGGGTGGGGAGCCGGTTCATATCGTCGGCATCTGTGCCATGAGTATCTTCTGGGAAAACCTGGCGGAAGTCCGGTCTCTTTACGTGGATAAAGAATACAGGAACAGGGGTATCGGCAGAAGGCTCGTGGAGGCATGTACCTCCGAGGCGATTACCCTTGAACTGTTCAGGGTGTTTACCTTGACCAACAAGAAGGAATTTTTTGCGCGGTTAGGTTTTAAGGAAGTTGACCGTTCAACCCTTTCCGAAAAGATCTGGTCAGACTGCTTCAGATGTTCCAAATACCCGGACTACTGTGATGAAGTAGCCATGATCAGGGAACTTTAA
- a CDS encoding helix-hairpin-helix domain-containing protein — MKIVLKSEERPSRSEILFTKIIFILFSLIIIWQQSASWVDAGDLETECQLYKERAGSNLKKIDINKATEEQLVALPGIGIKTARAIVAYREAIGDYKSLEQLRLVRGVGDKVYGCLKDLVTVVESH; from the coding sequence GTGAAGATTGTGTTAAAGAGTGAAGAAAGACCATCAAGATCAGAAATCCTATTCACAAAGATTATCTTTATACTTTTTAGTCTGATCATTATATGGCAGCAGTCAGCAAGTTGGGTAGATGCTGGTGATCTCGAGACGGAATGTCAGCTTTACAAAGAGAGGGCTGGTTCAAACCTCAAGAAGATTGACATCAATAAAGCAACTGAGGAACAATTGGTAGCTCTCCCCGGTATAGGAATAAAGACGGCAAGGGCAATTGTAGCTTATAGAGAAGCCATTGGAGATTATAAGAGCTTAGAGCAGTTAAGACTTGTAAGAGGTGTGGGGGATAAGGTTTATGGCTGTTTAAAGGATCTTGTGACCGTAGTAGAATCCCATTAG
- a CDS encoding type II toxin-antitoxin system HicB family antitoxin gives MSIYKFSVVIERDSDGYFALCPELQGCYTQGDTYEEVLGNIKDAIRLHIEDRIESNEEIPQAESVSLTMMEVAL, from the coding sequence ATGAGTATATATAAATTCTCAGTTGTTATTGAGAGGGACAGTGATGGTTATTTTGCTCTCTGTCCCGAACTTCAGGGTTGCTACACACAAGGTGACACTTATGAAGAGGTTTTGGGGAATATCAAAGACGCTATCCGCCTTCACATAGAAGACAGAATTGAAAGCAATGAAGAAATTCCTCAGGCAGAATCAGTAAGTCTCACCATGATGGAAGTAGCATTATGA
- a CDS encoding type II toxin-antitoxin system HicA family toxin: MSEKLLRVTAADIIRVLERAGFSFSRQSGSHKIYKNKEGRRATIPYHSGKILHPKVLTSILRDADLTVERFKELSK, encoded by the coding sequence ATGAGTGAAAAACTACTGAGGGTAACTGCTGCTGATATAATCAGGGTGTTAGAACGAGCAGGTTTTTCCTTTTCACGGCAGAGTGGGAGCCACAAGATATACAAGAATAAAGAAGGCAGGAGGGCAACAATACCTTATCATTCAGGAAAGATTCTCCACCCGAAAGTCTTGACAAGCATTCTCAGGGATGCTGATTTGACAGTAGAGAGATTTAAAGAACTCTCAAAATGA
- a CDS encoding MltA domain-containing protein: MKKALVLIPLFFISILLLGAGCAVKIEKPVPRPPVPLSPLELIPEDRLPSFDDDLDQASLELAIERSLQYYDRATTSLYRYGDKRYTARELKESLLAFRDIIRSPDANELKRKKIRETFDVYRATGFDQKGTVIFTGYYEPVLEGSLERTERYRYPIYKTPDDTVVVNLGKFRKKFGNERIVGRLHNGEVIPHYTRAEIDGAGALKDRNLEIVWVDDPVDLFSLHTQGSGKIRLPDGRFIQVGYAQSNGHPFRGVGGFLLSEGKISKGEISYQSVKRYLRERPEELSDNLHHNESYVFFRIVENGPLGSLGFPITSGRTIAADPEMFPRGALAFIRARKPVLNNGNVGGWMPFSRFVLLQDAGGMIKGPGRIDLYCGTGDGAEMLAGSLKEKGELYFLVKKK, encoded by the coding sequence ATGAAAAAGGCTTTAGTCCTTATCCCTCTTTTCTTCATATCAATTCTACTCCTGGGGGCGGGATGTGCGGTAAAGATTGAGAAACCGGTACCCAGACCACCGGTCCCACTATCCCCGCTGGAGTTGATTCCTGAAGATCGCCTCCCCTCTTTTGACGATGATCTTGACCAGGCATCCCTTGAACTGGCCATTGAGAGGAGCCTGCAATATTACGACAGAGCAACGACCTCTCTTTATCGTTACGGGGATAAGCGGTACACCGCCCGGGAATTAAAGGAATCCCTTCTCGCATTTCGGGATATCATACGAAGCCCGGATGCTAACGAACTCAAGAGGAAAAAGATCAGGGAGACGTTTGATGTTTACCGGGCCACTGGTTTTGATCAGAAGGGAACTGTCATCTTTACCGGTTATTACGAGCCGGTCCTGGAAGGCTCCCTCGAAAGAACTGAGAGGTACAGGTACCCAATTTACAAAACTCCTGATGATACTGTGGTGGTCAACCTCGGTAAATTCAGGAAAAAGTTCGGGAATGAGCGTATTGTCGGTAGATTGCACAATGGGGAGGTAATCCCTCATTATACCCGTGCAGAGATTGATGGAGCAGGTGCTCTAAAAGACAGAAACCTGGAGATTGTCTGGGTTGATGATCCCGTTGACCTTTTTTCCCTCCATACGCAGGGTTCCGGTAAGATAAGACTGCCGGACGGCAGGTTTATTCAGGTTGGCTATGCCCAATCGAATGGCCACCCTTTCCGTGGTGTGGGAGGATTCTTACTGAGTGAAGGGAAAATCTCAAAGGGGGAAATTTCTTACCAGTCAGTCAAGAGATACTTGAGGGAGCGCCCTGAGGAACTCTCAGATAATCTCCATCACAATGAGAGTTATGTATTTTTCCGCATCGTGGAAAACGGTCCCCTCGGATCACTCGGGTTCCCCATCACTTCCGGCAGAACAATTGCCGCCGATCCCGAGATGTTTCCAAGAGGAGCCCTCGCCTTTATCAGGGCGCGAAAACCGGTATTAAACAACGGAAATGTCGGCGGATGGATGCCTTTTTCTCGCTTTGTCCTCCTTCAGGATGCCGGTGGGATGATAAAAGGGCCGGGGCGGATAGACCTGTATTGCGGAACCGGTGACGGGGCTGAAATGCTGGCGGGGAGCCTGAAGGAAAAGGGTGAATTGTATTTTCTGGTAAAGAAGAAATGA
- a CDS encoding HU family DNA-binding protein: MTKAELIATMAGEASITKAAAAKVLQSYVDTVTRELKKNGKLGLVGFGTFSVVKRKAREGRNPQTGKAIKIPAKKVVKFRAGKGLAEKVK, from the coding sequence ATGACGAAAGCAGAATTGATTGCAACTATGGCAGGAGAAGCAAGCATTACAAAAGCAGCAGCGGCAAAGGTATTACAGTCGTATGTGGACACGGTAACCAGGGAACTTAAAAAGAATGGAAAACTGGGGCTGGTGGGGTTCGGTACGTTTTCCGTTGTTAAGAGGAAGGCAAGAGAAGGAAGGAATCCTCAAACCGGCAAGGCTATCAAGATACCTGCCAAAAAAGTGGTGAAGTTTAGGGCCGGTAAGGGATTAGCCGAGAAAGTAAAGTAA
- the trpS gene encoding tryptophan--tRNA ligase — MGKKRILSGMRPTGKLHLGNLHGALENWLALQNKGDYDCYYFVADWHALTSEYSNTDKLRENTDDMVIDWLSTGLDPAKSTLFIQSSIKEHAELYVFLSMITPLGWLERNPTYKEMKAEMADKDLGTFGFLGYPVLQAADIIMYKAYGVPVGVDQLPHVELTREIAKRFNFLYREIFPLPEALLTDVPKLLGIDGRKMSKSYENSIYISDRGDVLKKKVAAMFTDPQRIKRNDSGRPHLCNVFTFHQIYSPSDDVAEIAVACKRAGIGCTDCKERLAARILEGMQPIHDRQDYYRLHIEEVREIIEDGNSRATKIARMTMAEVREAVKI; from the coding sequence TTGGGGAAAAAACGTATATTGAGTGGGATGCGCCCAACGGGAAAGCTCCATCTGGGAAATCTTCATGGGGCGCTGGAAAACTGGCTTGCTTTGCAAAACAAAGGCGATTATGACTGCTATTATTTTGTAGCCGACTGGCATGCGCTGACCAGTGAATATAGTAACACAGATAAGCTCAGAGAAAATACCGACGATATGGTCATAGACTGGCTCAGTACAGGATTAGATCCCGCGAAAAGTACTTTGTTTATCCAGTCCAGCATCAAGGAACACGCAGAACTCTACGTTTTCCTTTCCATGATAACCCCGCTCGGCTGGCTGGAGAGAAATCCGACGTATAAAGAAATGAAGGCAGAAATGGCCGATAAAGACCTCGGAACCTTTGGTTTTTTAGGTTATCCGGTTCTCCAGGCAGCGGACATTATCATGTACAAAGCTTACGGTGTCCCTGTAGGTGTGGATCAGCTTCCCCATGTGGAACTCACCCGTGAGATCGCCAAGCGATTCAATTTTCTGTACAGAGAAATTTTCCCCCTTCCAGAGGCCCTGTTAACAGATGTGCCTAAACTTCTCGGGATTGACGGGAGAAAAATGAGTAAATCCTATGAAAACTCGATTTATATCAGTGATCGGGGAGATGTCCTGAAAAAGAAAGTAGCGGCCATGTTCACGGATCCCCAGCGCATAAAGAGAAACGATTCGGGAAGGCCTCACCTCTGTAATGTCTTTACCTTCCACCAGATTTATTCACCATCAGATGACGTCGCTGAAATTGCGGTTGCATGCAAAAGAGCAGGCATCGGTTGTACAGACTGTAAAGAGCGGCTCGCAGCCCGGATATTGGAAGGTATGCAACCGATTCATGATCGCCAGGACTATTACCGGCTCCATATCGAGGAAGTCAGAGAAATCATTGAAGACGGAAATAGCAGAGCAACAAAGATAGCCCGTATGACAATGGCAGAAGTCAGGGAAGCGGTGAAGATTTGA
- a CDS encoding pseudouridine synthase, with amino-acid sequence MIWVMVMEERLQKIITRAGVASRRAAEKMIREGRVSVNDVVVRQLGTKADVEKDEIRVDGNLVSSEVAKIYLILNKPRGYVTTLHDPQGRPIVTELLSDVSERVFPVGRLDYASEGLLLMTNDGDFAQRLLHPRFGIPKIYRVKIRGKLTSAEVRSIERGLKLEDGKFKPEAFHVEKINRKSCWVNLTITEGRSRMIRRGFASLGHPVVRLIRVAISDVYLGDLKAGAYRSLTKREVQKLLS; translated from the coding sequence TTGATATGGGTCATGGTTATGGAGGAGCGTCTTCAGAAAATCATTACCCGTGCCGGTGTTGCCTCACGACGGGCCGCCGAAAAAATGATCAGGGAGGGCAGGGTCAGTGTTAATGACGTTGTCGTCAGGCAGTTGGGAACTAAGGCGGATGTCGAAAAAGATGAGATCCGGGTGGATGGAAACTTAGTATCATCTGAAGTAGCAAAGATTTACCTGATATTGAATAAACCGAGGGGTTACGTGACGACACTTCATGATCCTCAGGGGAGGCCGATTGTCACAGAGCTGCTGTCCGATGTGTCGGAAAGAGTGTTCCCCGTAGGGAGACTTGATTATGCGTCGGAAGGACTCTTATTGATGACCAATGACGGAGATTTTGCCCAGAGGCTTTTGCACCCCCGGTTCGGGATTCCCAAAATTTACAGGGTAAAGATCAGAGGAAAGTTGACCAGCGCCGAGGTCAGGTCTATTGAAAGGGGTCTAAAATTAGAGGACGGGAAGTTCAAACCGGAGGCTTTTCATGTTGAAAAGATAAACAGGAAGAGTTGCTGGGTTAATTTGACCATTACCGAGGGGAGAAGCAGGATGATCAGAAGGGGTTTTGCTTCCCTCGGTCATCCGGTTGTGAGACTTATCCGGGTAGCCATATCAGACGTTTATCTTGGCGATCTGAAGGCAGGAGCATACAGGTCGTTAACTAAGAGGGAGGTTCAGAAGCTGCTTTCTTAA
- a CDS encoding HU family DNA-binding protein, producing the protein MNKSGVIEALSRKEGLTEKKASEIIKLVFDGFTEELKKGGRIEIRDFGSFVVRNYDAYTGRNPKTGKSIPVSSKKLPFFKAGKELRKRVNKS; encoded by the coding sequence ATGAATAAATCCGGAGTCATTGAAGCTTTGAGTAGAAAGGAAGGCCTGACAGAGAAGAAGGCGAGCGAGATAATCAAATTAGTCTTTGATGGTTTTACCGAAGAGCTAAAAAAGGGCGGCAGGATAGAAATCAGGGACTTTGGGAGCTTTGTAGTGAGAAATTATGATGCTTACACAGGTAGAAATCCCAAAACGGGGAAAAGTATCCCCGTGTCTTCCAAGAAACTACCGTTCTTCAAGGCAGGCAAAGAACTTAGAAAGAGGGTCAATAAAAGCTAA